Proteins encoded within one genomic window of Amycolatopsis nigrescens CSC17Ta-90:
- a CDS encoding formate dehydrogenase subunit delta has product MSAHTGSPQVRLANEIAAQFRHRPPEEASAAIARHIRMFWDPRMVAELLRLGETGTAALDPLALGALPLLR; this is encoded by the coding sequence ATGTCCGCACACACCGGCTCGCCGCAGGTCAGGCTGGCCAACGAGATCGCCGCCCAGTTCCGGCACCGGCCGCCGGAGGAGGCGTCGGCCGCCATCGCCCGGCACATCCGGATGTTCTGGGACCCGCGGATGGTGGCCGAGCTGCTGCGGCTCGGCGAAACCGGCACCGCCGCCCTCGACCCGCTCGCCCTCGGCGCCCTCCCCCTCCTCCGCTGA